Proteins encoded together in one Streptomyces sp. B1I3 window:
- the hisS gene encoding histidine--tRNA ligase, with product MSTFQAPKGTYDLTPPRSAKFLAVREAISAPLRNSGYGYIETPGFEDVALFSRGVGESTDIVSKEMYTLTTKGGSQLALRPEGTASVLRAALEANLHKAGNLPVKLWYSGSYYRYEKPQAGRYRHFSQVGAEAIGAEDPALDAELIILADQAYRSLGLAQFRILLNSLGDKECRPVYREALQGFLRDLDLDDETRRRIEINPLRVLDDKRPGVQKQLIGAPMLRDYLCDACKAYHEEVRELLTAAGVVYEDDEKLVRGLDYYTRTTFEFVHDGLGSQSAVGGGGRYDGLSEMIGGPALPSVGWALGVDRTVLALEAEGIELEIPAATSVYAVPLGEEARRVLFALVTELRKAGVATDFAFGGRGLKGAMKSANRSGARYTVVAGERDLAEGNVQLKDMESGEQQPVALEDLVAVVRGKLA from the coding sequence GTGAGCACCTTCCAGGCCCCCAAGGGCACGTACGACCTGACCCCGCCGCGCTCCGCGAAGTTCCTGGCGGTGCGCGAGGCCATCTCCGCGCCCCTGCGCAACTCCGGCTACGGCTACATCGAGACGCCCGGCTTCGAGGACGTCGCCCTGTTCTCGCGCGGAGTCGGTGAGTCCACCGACATCGTGTCCAAGGAGATGTACACCCTCACCACCAAGGGCGGCTCCCAGCTCGCCCTCAGGCCCGAGGGCACCGCGTCCGTGCTGCGCGCCGCGTTGGAAGCCAACCTGCACAAGGCGGGCAACCTCCCGGTCAAGCTCTGGTACTCCGGCTCGTACTACCGCTACGAGAAGCCGCAGGCGGGCCGTTACCGCCACTTCTCGCAGGTCGGCGCCGAGGCCATCGGCGCGGAGGACCCGGCTCTGGACGCCGAGTTGATCATCCTGGCGGATCAGGCCTACCGTTCGCTCGGCCTCGCGCAGTTCCGCATCCTGCTGAACTCGCTGGGCGACAAGGAGTGCCGCCCGGTCTACCGCGAGGCGCTCCAGGGCTTCCTGCGCGACCTCGACCTCGACGACGAGACCCGCCGCCGCATCGAGATCAACCCGCTGCGGGTGCTCGACGACAAGCGGCCCGGCGTCCAGAAGCAGCTGATCGGCGCCCCGATGCTCCGCGACTACCTCTGCGACGCCTGCAAGGCGTACCACGAGGAGGTCCGCGAGCTGCTGACGGCGGCCGGCGTGGTGTACGAGGACGACGAGAAGCTGGTCCGCGGCCTCGACTACTACACCCGCACCACCTTCGAGTTCGTGCACGACGGACTGGGCTCCCAGTCCGCGGTGGGCGGCGGTGGCCGCTACGACGGCCTCTCCGAGATGATCGGCGGCCCCGCGCTGCCGTCCGTCGGCTGGGCGCTCGGCGTGGACCGCACGGTGCTCGCCCTGGAGGCGGAGGGCATCGAGCTGGAGATCCCCGCCGCCACCAGTGTCTACGCGGTACCGCTCGGCGAGGAGGCGCGACGGGTGCTCTTCGCCCTGGTCACGGAGTTGCGCAAGGCCGGTGTCGCCACGGACTTCGCGTTCGGCGGCCGCGGGCTCAAGGGCGCGATGAAGAGCGCCAACCGCTCCGGCGCCCGCTACACCGTCGTCGCCGGTGAGCGGGACCTCGCCGAGGGCAACGTCCAGCTCAAGGACATGGAATCCGGGGAGCAGCAGCCGGTCGCGCTCGAGGACCTGGTGGCGGTCGTCCGGGGCAAGCTCGCCTGA